A genomic window from Halomonas sp. LR3S48 includes:
- a CDS encoding YdgA family protein: protein MRKERLIVPLLFVLLLAWLAGQAVSSWLFEREMVRTLADLEARGEIDIKRVEVEQGWLASSGRIHLAPLLGQTWQLELSYRARHGILSTHLDGEAKLRHGPDGVPLFGDSLVSSPPQWEASYHTLNGIFEGRIELSPLRITQQERELTFEGGRLRFSGEQGNWRLRAQLESWTLSDGAVRLEIGPATLNSQYAYTEDAHSFTQEDRLQIESLSWHQPQLELDTTALRLANRISLDDQELRMQLDLDLGEIHTAEQVLLTGQLEAELSRLNADAIRGTMLRLRELAASGRHEGGRDALLAELEPHLLATLQDSPRLDLKRLELNSPMLGLAARVDGSLFFDGRRWETLSLAGLEEPAVRERWRQRLDGDFTWHELPTVVALWLGLPLDTRTLEIDIGRGQVRVNSRPLPPLWR, encoded by the coding sequence ATGCGCAAGGAACGGCTCATCGTCCCGCTGCTGTTCGTGCTGCTGCTTGCCTGGCTGGCAGGCCAGGCAGTCTCGAGCTGGCTGTTCGAGCGCGAGATGGTACGTACACTCGCCGACCTGGAAGCGCGTGGTGAGATCGACATCAAGCGCGTAGAGGTGGAGCAGGGCTGGCTGGCTTCGAGCGGGCGCATTCATCTGGCGCCGCTATTGGGCCAGACGTGGCAACTGGAGCTGTCCTACCGTGCCCGTCATGGAATACTCAGTACGCATCTCGACGGTGAGGCGAAGCTGCGCCATGGCCCCGACGGGGTGCCTCTGTTCGGCGATTCACTGGTATCCTCTCCGCCCCAGTGGGAGGCCAGTTACCATACCCTGAATGGCATCTTCGAAGGCAGGATCGAGCTCTCTCCCCTGCGCATCACTCAGCAGGAGCGGGAACTCACCTTCGAAGGTGGACGCCTGCGCTTCAGTGGTGAACAGGGCAACTGGCGGCTGCGTGCCCAGCTCGAGTCGTGGACGCTCAGTGACGGTGCCGTCCGGTTGGAGATCGGCCCCGCCACTCTCAACAGCCAGTACGCCTACACCGAGGATGCGCACTCCTTCACCCAGGAGGATCGGCTGCAGATCGAATCGCTCTCCTGGCACCAGCCCCAACTGGAACTCGATACTACCGCTCTCCGCCTGGCGAATCGCATATCGCTGGACGATCAGGAACTTCGCATGCAGCTCGATCTCGACCTGGGCGAAATTCATACGGCTGAACAGGTCCTGTTGACCGGACAGCTGGAAGCCGAGCTTTCACGCCTCAACGCCGATGCGATTCGTGGCACCATGTTGCGGTTGCGCGAGCTGGCCGCCAGCGGTCGCCACGAAGGCGGCCGGGATGCCTTGCTGGCAGAGCTCGAACCCCACCTGCTGGCAACCTTGCAGGACTCGCCGCGTCTCGACCTGAAGCGCCTCGAGCTGAATAGCCCGATGTTGGGGTTGGCTGCAAGAGTCGATGGCTCATTGTTCTTCGATGGACGCCGGTGGGAGACGCTCAGTCTGGCCGGGCTCGAAGAGCCAGCCGTCAGGGAGCGCTGGCGGCAGCGCCTCGATGGCGATTTCACCTGGCACGAGTTGCCCACCGTGGTTGCGTTATGGCTCGGTCTGCCGCTGGATACTCGTACGCTGGAGATCGATATCGGGCGGGGACAGGTGCGCGTCAATAGTCGTCCGCTGCCTCCCTTGTGGCGCTAG
- the lon gene encoding endopeptidase La, with translation MSDHDQDEHNWQQARMDSDGALGSDGEVDQVANAVIPASDYLPERIYLLPIHNRPFFPAQVQPLVINRERWEETMRRVGNTPHHTLGVAFVGDKAVDELGHDHFPEIGTAVKVHKMHGEEGQLQFIAQGLRRFRIQRWLSKEPPYLVEVSYPREPVKADEDETRAYAMAIINGIKELLPINPLYGEELKHYLNRFSPHEPGPLTDFAAAITSAKGRELQTVLETLPVQARMEKVLPLLRKEIDVAQLQTEISEQVNAQMQERQREFFLREQLKVIQRELGISKDDRENDVDTFRDRLEGLVVPPKVLTRIEEELDKLSVLETGSPEYGTTRNYLDWLTSMPWGVRSQDQLDLAHARTVLDRDHDGLKDVKERIIEFLAEGTFKGDVGGSILLLVGPPGVGKTSVGRSIAEALGREFYRFSVGGMRDEAEIKGHRRTYIGAMPGKLVQALKEVEVENPVIMLDEIDKLGKSFQGDPASALLEVLDPEQNVDFLDHYLDVRLDLSKVLFVCTANTLDSIPGPLLDRMEQIRLSGYIAEEKVAIAKHHLWPKLLERDKIPKRRINLTDAALRQVIEGYAREAGVRQLEKQLHSIVRKSAVKLLEGDQESVRISVKNLEEFLGAPLFRQEQVLKGEGVVTGLAWTSMGGATLPIEAGKVHSLTRGFKLTGKLGEVMQESANIAYSYALGHLAEYGVETDFFDSAFVHLHVPEGATPKDGPSAGVTMTTALLSLGRHQGIDRPLAMTGELTLTGQVLPVGGIREKIIAARRSKIFEVILPEANRRDYDELPDFLKEDMTVHFAKRYQDVARIAFHL, from the coding sequence ATGAGCGATCACGATCAGGACGAGCACAACTGGCAGCAGGCAAGGATGGATTCCGATGGGGCGCTGGGTTCCGATGGCGAAGTGGACCAGGTCGCCAACGCCGTCATTCCCGCCAGCGACTACCTGCCCGAGCGCATCTATTTGCTGCCGATCCACAACCGCCCCTTCTTCCCCGCCCAGGTCCAGCCGCTGGTCATCAACCGCGAGCGCTGGGAGGAAACCATGCGCCGGGTCGGCAACACGCCTCACCATACGCTGGGTGTGGCCTTCGTCGGTGACAAGGCGGTGGATGAGCTCGGTCATGATCATTTCCCCGAGATCGGCACGGCAGTAAAGGTGCACAAGATGCACGGCGAGGAGGGGCAGCTGCAGTTCATCGCTCAAGGCCTGCGCCGCTTTCGCATCCAGCGCTGGCTGTCGAAGGAGCCGCCGTACCTAGTCGAGGTCAGCTACCCGCGCGAGCCGGTCAAGGCCGACGAGGACGAGACCCGCGCCTATGCCATGGCAATCATCAACGGCATCAAGGAGCTGTTGCCGATCAACCCGCTCTACGGCGAGGAGTTGAAGCACTACCTCAACCGTTTCAGCCCTCACGAGCCGGGGCCGCTGACCGATTTTGCCGCTGCCATCACCTCGGCCAAGGGGCGCGAGTTGCAGACCGTGCTCGAGACCCTGCCGGTGCAGGCGCGCATGGAGAAGGTGCTGCCGCTGCTGCGCAAGGAGATCGACGTCGCCCAGCTGCAGACAGAGATCAGCGAGCAGGTCAACGCCCAGATGCAGGAGCGCCAGCGCGAGTTCTTCCTGCGCGAGCAGCTCAAGGTGATCCAGCGCGAGCTGGGAATCTCCAAGGACGACCGCGAGAACGACGTCGATACCTTCCGCGACCGCCTTGAGGGGCTGGTGGTGCCGCCCAAGGTGCTGACCCGTATCGAGGAGGAGCTCGACAAGCTTTCGGTGCTGGAGACCGGCTCGCCGGAGTACGGCACCACCCGCAACTACCTGGATTGGCTGACCTCGATGCCGTGGGGCGTGCGCAGCCAGGACCAGCTCGACCTCGCCCACGCCAGGACGGTGCTCGATCGCGACCACGACGGCCTCAAGGACGTCAAGGAGCGCATCATCGAGTTCCTCGCCGAAGGCACTTTCAAGGGCGATGTGGGCGGCTCGATCCTGCTGCTGGTCGGCCCGCCCGGGGTGGGCAAGACCTCGGTCGGCCGTTCCATCGCAGAGGCGCTGGGGCGGGAATTCTACCGCTTCTCGGTGGGCGGCATGCGTGACGAGGCCGAGATCAAGGGCCACCGCCGCACCTACATCGGCGCCATGCCGGGCAAGCTGGTGCAGGCGCTCAAGGAGGTCGAGGTAGAGAACCCGGTGATCATGCTCGACGAGATCGACAAGCTCGGCAAGTCGTTCCAGGGCGACCCGGCCTCGGCGCTGCTCGAGGTGCTCGATCCCGAGCAGAACGTCGATTTTCTCGACCACTATCTCGACGTGCGCCTGGATCTCTCCAAGGTTCTGTTCGTGTGTACCGCCAATACCCTTGACTCGATCCCCGGGCCGCTGCTCGACCGCATGGAGCAGATCCGCCTGTCCGGCTACATCGCCGAGGAGAAGGTGGCGATCGCCAAGCATCACCTGTGGCCCAAGCTGCTCGAACGCGACAAGATCCCGAAGAGGCGCATCAATCTCACCGATGCGGCGCTGCGCCAGGTGATCGAGGGCTACGCCAGGGAGGCCGGCGTGCGTCAGCTCGAGAAACAGCTGCACAGCATCGTGCGCAAGTCCGCGGTCAAGCTGCTCGAGGGCGATCAGGAGTCGGTGCGCATCTCGGTCAAGAACCTCGAGGAGTTCCTCGGCGCGCCGCTGTTCCGCCAGGAGCAGGTGCTCAAGGGCGAGGGGGTCGTTACCGGCCTGGCCTGGACCTCGATGGGCGGTGCCACCTTGCCCATTGAGGCAGGCAAGGTGCATTCGCTGACCCGCGGTTTCAAGCTCACCGGCAAGCTCGGTGAGGTGATGCAGGAGTCGGCCAATATCGCCTACAGCTATGCGTTGGGCCATCTCGCCGAATATGGCGTCGAAACCGATTTCTTCGACTCGGCCTTCGTCCACCTTCACGTGCCCGAGGGCGCCACGCCCAAGGACGGTCCCTCGGCGGGCGTGACCATGACCACGGCGCTGCTGTCGCTGGGGCGGCATCAGGGCATCGACCGGCCGCTGGCGATGACCGGCGAGCTGACCCTGACCGGACAGGTGCTGCCGGTGGGTGGCATTCGCGAGAAGATCATCGCCGCCCGGCGCAGCAAGATCTTCGAAGTGATCCTGCCGGAAGCCAACCGCCGCGACTACGACGAACTGCCCGACTTCCTCAAGGAGGACATGACGGTGCACTTCGCCAAGCGTTACCAGGACGTGGCCAGGATTGCCTTCCACTTGTGA
- the nusB gene encoding transcription antitermination factor NusB, giving the protein MSDSRPQRTPSASQQARRAARELAVQGLYQWHMTGKSAAAIEAEFRSQQPDDDLEDHENWAKVMQIADLALFHELLHNVVRLRDDLDASIAPLLDRRLVELDPIELAILRLGAYELSRRLEVPYRVAINEGVELAKSFGATDGHKYVNGILDKLAARLRSAEVRARRG; this is encoded by the coding sequence ATGAGTGACTCGCGTCCGCAGCGCACCCCGTCGGCGAGCCAGCAGGCGCGACGCGCGGCCCGCGAATTGGCGGTACAAGGCCTCTACCAGTGGCACATGACCGGCAAGTCGGCGGCGGCCATCGAGGCCGAATTCCGCAGTCAGCAGCCCGATGACGACCTCGAAGACCACGAGAACTGGGCCAAGGTGATGCAGATCGCCGATCTGGCCCTGTTCCACGAGCTGCTGCACAACGTGGTGCGCCTCCGTGACGACCTGGATGCCTCCATCGCACCGCTGCTGGATCGCCGCCTGGTGGAGCTGGACCCCATCGAACTGGCCATCCTGCGTCTGGGTGCCTATGAACTCAGCCGCCGGCTGGAGGTGCCCTATCGCGTTGCGATCAACGAAGGCGTCGAGCTCGCCAAGTCCTTTGGCGCTACCGATGGACATAAGTACGTCAATGGCATCCTCGACAAGCTGGCCGCCCGGTTGCGAAGCGCCGAGGTCAGGGCGCGTCGCGGCTGA
- the ribBA gene encoding bifunctional 3,4-dihydroxy-2-butanone-4-phosphate synthase/GTP cyclohydrolase II has product MQSSPGGLAPIEDLIEDIRQGKMVILMDDEDRENEGDIIMAAEKVEAEHINFMARHARGLICMPMTRERCERLKLPLMVSDNGSGFGTKFTLSIEAAEGVTTGISAADRARTVQVAAARNARAEDIVQPGHIFPLMAEPGGVLRRAGHTEAACDLAALAGFDPSGVICEVMNDDGSMARRPELERFAAEHGLKMGTIADLIHYRIHNEQTVEPVESTPVDTAVGKLTLHVFHDRIQNAHHVALVKGEPSPDNLTTVRVHLADAMRDLLGLQKGENRNWTTHSALEEIARVEHGVFVLLDDGRPHQDFRDQLEVFLERRRLPRTSDSDGAGNYLTIGTGSQILRHLGVGRMRLLSSPWKFSALSGFDLEVVELIAPGEEGTSAQD; this is encoded by the coding sequence GTGCAATCTTCCCCCGGGGGCCTGGCTCCCATCGAAGACCTGATCGAGGACATCCGTCAGGGCAAGATGGTGATCCTCATGGACGATGAGGATCGCGAGAACGAAGGCGATATCATCATGGCCGCCGAGAAGGTCGAGGCCGAGCATATCAACTTCATGGCGCGCCACGCGCGCGGCCTGATCTGCATGCCGATGACCCGCGAGCGCTGCGAGCGTCTCAAGCTGCCGCTGATGGTGAGCGACAACGGTTCAGGTTTCGGCACCAAGTTCACGCTCTCCATTGAGGCCGCGGAAGGTGTCACTACCGGTATCTCGGCCGCCGATCGGGCGCGCACCGTGCAGGTGGCTGCGGCGCGTAACGCTCGTGCCGAGGACATCGTCCAGCCGGGGCATATTTTCCCGCTGATGGCGGAACCAGGCGGCGTGCTGCGCCGTGCCGGCCATACCGAAGCAGCCTGTGATCTTGCCGCCCTCGCCGGTTTCGACCCAAGCGGCGTGATCTGCGAGGTCATGAACGACGACGGCAGCATGGCCCGTCGCCCCGAACTCGAGCGCTTTGCCGCCGAGCACGGCCTCAAGATGGGCACCATCGCCGACCTGATTCACTATCGTATCCACAACGAGCAAACGGTCGAGCCGGTCGAGTCCACGCCGGTCGATACGGCTGTAGGCAAGCTGACCCTGCATGTCTTTCACGACCGGATCCAGAATGCACACCATGTGGCACTGGTGAAGGGCGAGCCGAGCCCCGACAACCTGACCACGGTGCGCGTGCATCTGGCCGATGCCATGCGCGACCTGCTGGGTCTGCAGAAGGGCGAGAACCGCAACTGGACGACCCACAGCGCACTGGAAGAGATCGCCCGAGTCGAGCACGGAGTGTTCGTGCTGCTCGACGATGGCCGGCCGCATCAGGACTTTCGCGACCAGTTGGAAGTCTTTCTGGAGCGCCGCCGCCTGCCGCGTACCAGCGACTCCGACGGCGCCGGCAACTACCTCACCATCGGCACCGGCTCGCAGATTCTGCGGCACCTCGGGGTGGGGCGCATGCGGCTGCTCAGCTCACCGTGGAAGTTCTCGGCGCTGTCCGGCTTCGACCTGGAAGTGGTCGAGCTGATCGCGCCGGGTGAAGAGGGGACGTCCGCCCAGGACTGA
- the ribE gene encoding 6,7-dimethyl-8-ribityllumazine synthase, producing the protein MHTLSQLEGDFVDVNGRYVIVVGRFNHHVVDSLVEGAVDSLVRHGVDAENIDIVHVPGAWELPLAVKRALQVVRPDAVIALGAVIRGGTPHFEYVAGGCNTALGNLQLEFDTPIANGVLTVNSIEQAIERSGTKAGNKGAEAAMAAMEMVSLMRGFGDDVSQRGEQA; encoded by the coding sequence ATGCATACCCTGTCTCAACTGGAAGGCGACTTCGTCGACGTCAACGGTCGCTACGTGATCGTGGTGGGGCGCTTCAACCATCATGTTGTCGACAGCCTGGTCGAAGGCGCTGTGGATAGCCTGGTGCGTCACGGCGTGGATGCCGAGAATATCGATATCGTTCACGTGCCGGGTGCCTGGGAACTGCCGTTGGCGGTAAAACGTGCCCTTCAGGTGGTGCGCCCCGATGCGGTGATTGCTCTGGGGGCGGTGATTCGCGGCGGCACGCCCCACTTCGAGTACGTGGCGGGCGGCTGCAATACAGCGCTGGGCAATTTGCAGCTCGAGTTCGACACGCCCATCGCCAACGGTGTGCTGACGGTCAACTCGATCGAGCAGGCCATCGAGCGCTCCGGCACGAAGGCTGGCAACAAGGGGGCCGAAGCCGCCATGGCCGCCATGGAGATGGTCTCGCTGATGCGCGGTTTCGGTGATGACGTTTCGCAGCGCGGAGAGCAGGCATGA
- the thiL gene encoding thiamine-phosphate kinase, producing MASEFELIARHFTPAAPGPDAGVPLGVGDDCALLAPRPGRQLAVSVDTSVANVHFPADAPAEAIGYRALAVSLSDLAAMAAEPRWCLMALALENDDEAWLAEFAHGFHSLCQASGTALVGGDVTRGALAVGVTVMGEVPVGEALTRGGARPGDVLAVTGALGGGAGGLALWQRGERDLGHPLLARYLRPTPRLAAGLALRGLAHAAIDISDGLLADLEHILAASGVGARLEPEALPLAAGLSEVLGEPGAYRAALCGGDDYELLVSLPGEALEEAQRRLAGQGLTLTAIGTVCADAGVSGVDLDGAHGWQHFRGGES from the coding sequence GTGGCCAGTGAATTCGAACTGATCGCCCGTCATTTCACTCCCGCTGCACCCGGCCCGGATGCGGGCGTGCCGCTTGGCGTGGGTGACGATTGTGCGCTGCTCGCTCCGCGGCCGGGACGGCAGCTGGCAGTCAGTGTCGACACCTCGGTAGCCAATGTGCACTTTCCTGCCGATGCACCGGCCGAGGCGATCGGCTATCGGGCCCTGGCGGTAAGCCTGAGCGACTTGGCGGCGATGGCGGCCGAGCCGCGCTGGTGCCTGATGGCGCTGGCGCTCGAGAACGACGACGAGGCGTGGCTGGCGGAATTCGCTCACGGTTTCCACTCGCTGTGCCAGGCCAGTGGTACGGCCCTGGTGGGGGGCGACGTAACCCGTGGCGCACTCGCCGTTGGCGTGACCGTGATGGGCGAAGTGCCCGTTGGCGAGGCGCTGACTCGCGGCGGCGCACGCCCTGGCGATGTGCTGGCGGTGACGGGTGCTCTCGGTGGTGGGGCAGGGGGGCTGGCGCTCTGGCAGCGCGGCGAGCGCGACCTCGGCCATCCGCTGCTGGCCCGTTACCTCAGGCCCACGCCGAGACTTGCGGCCGGCCTGGCACTGCGTGGCCTGGCTCATGCCGCCATCGACATCTCCGACGGCCTGCTTGCCGACCTCGAGCACATCCTGGCCGCATCGGGCGTTGGGGCACGGCTCGAACCCGAGGCATTACCCCTGGCAGCAGGCTTGAGTGAGGTGCTGGGCGAGCCAGGGGCCTATCGCGCCGCGCTGTGCGGTGGCGACGACTACGAGCTGCTGGTGAGCCTGCCTGGCGAAGCCCTGGAAGAAGCCCAGCGGCGCTTGGCGGGGCAAGGCCTGACACTTACGGCGATCGGTACGGTCTGCGCTGATGCCGGTGTGTCGGGCGTCGACCTCGACGGTGCCCATGGCTGGCAGCACTTCCGCGGAGGTGAGTCATGA
- a CDS encoding phosphatidylglycerophosphatase A: protein MNRCPQSVWRRPVHFFAFGLGSGGVPWAPGTFGTLAAIPFYWLLSELPLGWYLSLVTVSFVAGVWLCDKTSRDLGVHDHSGIVWDEFVGYWITMAAVPFSWEAALWGFVLFRIFDVFKPWPIRWADRRVAGGFGIMIDDVLAAIYAWSTMHLWLWLH, encoded by the coding sequence ATGAACCGCTGTCCGCAGAGCGTCTGGCGGCGCCCCGTTCACTTCTTCGCCTTCGGCCTGGGCAGCGGCGGCGTGCCTTGGGCGCCGGGTACCTTCGGCACCTTGGCGGCGATCCCCTTCTACTGGCTGCTCTCGGAGCTGCCGTTGGGCTGGTACTTGTCGCTGGTGACGGTTTCCTTCGTCGCGGGAGTCTGGCTATGCGACAAGACGTCCCGCGATCTCGGCGTTCACGATCACTCCGGTATCGTATGGGATGAGTTTGTCGGCTACTGGATCACCATGGCCGCCGTGCCGTTCTCCTGGGAAGCGGCACTGTGGGGGTTCGTGCTGTTCCGCATCTTCGACGTCTTCAAGCCGTGGCCGATCCGCTGGGCCGACCGCCGCGTAGCGGGTGGGTTCGGCATCATGATCGATGATGTTCTCGCAGCCATCTACGCCTGGAGCACGATGCACCTCTGGCTCTGGTTGCACTAG